In Osmia bicornis bicornis chromosome 1, iOsmBic2.1, whole genome shotgun sequence, the following proteins share a genomic window:
- the LOC114870902 gene encoding kinesin-like protein KIF20B, whose protein sequence is MDDTLDSIRPSYDVHPREEMSYLFGRDPSILAYGQRPAPSKYTKKNLLSVYEIEESNSSSETGVFNLESHSLQTAKVYLRMKPFPKKLKLTEEQTNAYKILNSTTLFTRLPTLENNSSCLKRSNSTDIVCRKFTFTKTFGPETTQLELFEQAVKQHMVDFLAGQNSTIMTYGTTNSGKSYTLQGTTTSPGIIPRCLEFVFSNITPKSTPSYKPMNHCDVVSLNPLERAQELEIKTKLLTFASVDKHQYMNAYKEMQKLLQEESPIRPSQCIDSHYSVWVSFAEIYNEIVYDLLSNECQKKRTALKLATDSQGRAFIKGLKTVCVNSGSEAYQVLMAGQYNLKVAATALNARSSRSHCIFTIKLLKYYIENDPNSVEVSTFAFCDLAGSERLKKTLNIGERLKEAQNINTSLLVLGRCLKTIHEVQISKQKIEHTGPFRESKLTRLFQKALSGKEHIALIVNINPVPNLYIETQNVLNFSAIAKKIVIEQKEKEYKKNKSRFSQLVTQSIKTVTDWDSTQIVENEDWQNTVENDSTPDYINTEDYEELLYENAKLKKEIGALKSSVLSRDLQIRQEMADTYTAMMKELETEWKNRIKDVEEQQEDALQWSVKQVEDFYKQKLDQMSTRKRKKYLTDPENNFDDDVNDIKKINELEIENSRLTTKIVLLKNNLKEIKETNQALTVEKNKVTFELGLTKEDLKSMTNLLNAAQQEINFDEESKSYLEELKSQLFAKQEQVKKLKVFLNEAKEEYISITTEVREKEYTIKEQDEELFEKQETIKELEHELTDLNICLMEQTKTMEMLEEKLEAQTKKILDDENKIQIMQEQIDKLINEKLLLQDGVELLKKAGLTENSIKEISCKIDGSETSSDCLENEEQPSSTIEPEIVNDTLENDKKDIETVGEEEIDTQMQDKIIAINEENLRLKQKLTQSTIEIQSLKEELEHTKVKQNDIAEQIRNLQINNIKAKAETDDAKHKVAIETVEIGTQISVKSEEQGTNTIKIDLDDKSSQISEDLIKEEDEHIIKEEINEINSVEENDDQDVILDELTKLMVKYDDVKTLYKEKCLIVEETYEEILFLERKIKELSAESSTNKVVAEEYKQSIELLRQELSTMKEDKDQIKETLQSTDNIKVSLETKINDYEQRLYDTEQQLILAKNNYNQCMEKLNTLQASFDSLTTKCKNEHEEKISNLEKELSVTIEKTNLKSQCLDVHAAKIMELEQNLEGVTELKQKIDELNKKLEICQTEKDNLQKLLDENNDRLSELEERLVSAQEKEQEKDDEINSLQREMKHMIQKTENDDKSDKLMEVEMKNTIKNLTEMKEKLSRKQEYIDQLELQVKDSEQNAKILELLQLSSQERQAENERLRVMNEKLKNNLIEKEREMESFMKNRDEMVVKYECLVKNQQEELEKQKQELIKNHPKEVGYCENTSEDEVVHKERRTRRPPKKFTPTSKVDNHDIPTIDLSTSDSKRSTKRNILPPPPQVETLSETKRSTRKKKLYIKGDESFHDIEPLESTVIITPSTKTRNLRSKRKNV, encoded by the exons aTGGATGATACATTAGATTCTATTAGACCTTCTTATGATGTTCATCCTCGAGAAGAGATGTCATATTTGTTTGGCAGAGATCCAAGCATACTGGCTTATGGACAAAGACCTGCACCCTCTAAATATACTAAAAAGAATTTGCTTTCTGTTTATGAGATTGAGGAAAGTAATTCTAGTAGTGAAACTGGTGTCTTTAATTTGGAATCACACAGCTTACAAACTGCTAAAGTATATTTACGAATGAAACCATTTCCTAAGAAGTTGAAATTAACAGAGGAGCAGACAAATGCCTATAAAATACTCAATTCAACTACTTTATTCACAAGATTGCCTACTTTAGAAAATAACAGTAGTTGTCTAAAGAGATCCAATAGCACCGATATTGTGTGCAGAAAATTCACATTCACTAAAACATTCGGGCCTGAAACTACTCAGTTAGAATTATTTGAACAAGCAGTGAAACAACACATGGTAGATTTTTTAGCTGGTCAAAATTCTACCATCATGACATatg gTACAACAAATTCAGGGAAATCTTATACCTTACAAGGAACTACTACATCCCCTGGAATTATACCAAGATGTTTGGAATTTGTCTTCTCTAATATCACACCAAAATCCACTCCTTCTTACAAGCCTATGAATCATTGTGATGTTGTTTCTCTGAACCCTCTTGAGCGTGCTCAAGAATTAGAGATAAAAACCAAGTTACTGACATTTGCTTCAGTGGATAAACATCAATATATGAATGCTTATAAAGAGATGCAGAAATTGTTACAAGAAGAATCACCGATCCGACCTAGTCAATGCATCGATTCTCATTATTCTGTTTGGGTATCATTTGCTGAAATTTACAACGAAATTGTATATGATCTTTTATCGAACGAATGtcagaaaaaaagaacagcTCTTAAGTTAGCAACAGATTCTCAAGGAAGAGCATTTATAAAAGGTCTGAAGACTGTATGTGTGAACTCTGGTTCTGAAGCGTATCAAGTATTAATGGCTGGCCAGTATAATTTAAAGGTAGCTGCAACAGCTCTGAATGCTAGAAGCTCCAGATCTCATTGTATATTTACTATTAAATTACtgaaatattatattgaaaatgatCCCAATTCTGTTGAAGTTAGCAC GTTCGCGTTTTGTGATTTGGCTGGTTCAGAGCGATTGAAGAAGACGTTGAATATCGGAGAGAGATTAAAAGAAGctcaaaatattaatacaaGCTTACTAGTGTTGGGAAGATGCTTAAAAACTATTCACGAAGTACAGATATCGAAACAGAAAATAGAACATACTGGACCGTTTAGAGAATCGAAATTAACGAGGCTGTTTCAAAAAGCCCTATCTGGCAAGGAGCATATAGCTCTTATAGTAAATATCAATCCGGTACCAAATTTATACATAGAAACGCAGAATGTTCTGAATTTTTCTGCTATTGCAAAGAAGATAGTTATAGAACAGAAGGAGAAagaatataagaaaaataaatcaagATTTTCACAGTTAGTTACTCAAAGTATAAAAACAGTAACTGATTGGGATTCTACACAAATAGTAGAAAATGAAG ATTGGCAAAATACTGTTGAAAACGATAGTACACCTGATTATATTAATACCGAAGATTATGAGGAATTGTTATatgaaaatgcaaaattaaagaaagaaattggTGCTTTAAAGAGTTCTGTATTATCCCGTGATTTACAAATACGTCAAGAAATGGCTGATACTTATACGGCTATGATGAAAGAGCTTGAAACAGAATGGAA AAATCGTATAAAAGATGTGGAAGAACAACAGGAAGATGCACTTCAATGGTCTGTGAAACAGGTTGAAGACTTTTACAAGCAGAAATTAGACCAAATGAGTACCCGGAAGAGAAAGAAGTATTTGACCGATCctgaaaataatttcgatGACGATGTTAATGATATAAAAAAGATTAACGAGTTAGAAATAGAGAATTCACGTTTGACAACGAAAATCGTgctattaaaaaataatttgaaggAGATCAAAGAAACAAATCAAGCGTTAAcggtagaaaaaaataaagtaacATTCGAACTGGGTTTGACAAAGGAAGATTTAAAAAGTATGACAAATCTATTGAACGCAGCCCaacaagaaattaattttgatgaGGAGTCAAAAAGTTACCTCGAAGAATTAAAATCCCAGTTGTTTGCTAAGCAAGAACAAGTTAAG aaattaaaagtATTCTTGAATGAAGCAAAAGAAGAGTATATTTCAATCACTACCGAagtaagagaaaaagaatatacGATTAAAGAACAGGATGAAGAACTGTTTGAGAAACAAGAAACTATAAAAGAATTAGAACATGAGTTGACGGATCTTAATATTTGTTTGATGGAACAGACCAAAACAATGGAAATGTTAGAAGAAAAATTGGAGGCTCAGACAAAGAAAATTCTAGATgacgaaaataaaatacaaattatgCAAGAACAAAtagataaattaataaatgaaaaattattattgcaaGACGGGgttgaattattgaaaaaagcAGGTCTTACTGAGAACAGTATAAAGGAAATAAGCTGTAAAATTGAT gGCTCCGAAACATCTTCTGATTGCTTGGAAAATGAAGAGCAACCGTCTTCTACAATCGAACCAGAAATAGTAAATGATACACTTGAGAATGATAAAAAGGATATTGAAACAGTAGGGGAAGAGGAAATAGATACGCAGATGCAAGACAAAATAATTGCTATAAACGAAGAGAACTTGAgattgaaacaaaaattaacTCAGAGTACAATTGAAATACAAAGTCTAAAAGAAGAGTTGGAACATACCAAAGTTAAGCAAAACGACATAGCTGAACAAATACgcaatttgcaaattaataatataaaggCTAAAGCTGAAACTGATGATGCTAAACATAAAGTAGcaatagaaacagtagagataGGTACCCAAATAAGTGTGAAATCTGAAGAGCAAGGTACAAACactattaaaattgatttagacgataaaagtAGCCAGATCTCTGAAGAtctaataaaagaagaagatgaacacataataaaggaagaaattaaTGAGATAAATTCCGTTGAAGAAAACGATGATCAGGATGTTATATTAGatgaattaacaaaattaatggTAAAATACGATGATGTTAAGACACTGTACAAAGAGAAATGTCTG ATAGTGGAAGAAACATACGaagaaatattgtttttagaacgaaaaataaaagaacttTCAGCAGAAAGTAGTACAAATAAAGTTGTTGCCGAAGAATACAAACAGTCAATTGAGTTGCTACGACAGGAGCTTTCTACTATGAAAGAAGATAAGGATCAAATTAAAGAGACGTTACAATCCACTGATAACATTAAAGTTAGTTTGGAAACTAAGATTAATGATTATGAACAGCGACTTTACGATACCGAACAACAGCTCATACTTGCTAAGAACAATTACAATCAGTGTATGGAG AAATTGAATACCTTACAGGCAAGTTTTGATTCTCTTACCACGAAG TGCAAAAATGAACACGAAGAAAAAATAAGTAACTTAGAAAAGGAACTTTCTGTTACAATAGAAAAAACTAATTTAAAATCACAG TGTTTGGATGTTCATGCTGCAAAAATTATGGAACTAGAACAAAATCTTGAGGGTGTAACGGAGCTTAAACAAAAGATTGatgaattaaacaaaaaattagaaatatgtCAAACTGAGAAagataatttgcaaaaattattgGATGAGAACAATGATAGGCTTTCAGAACTTGAGGAGCGCTTAGTATCCGCGCAGgaaaaagaacaagaaaaGGATGATGAGATAAATTCGCTTCAAAGAG AAATGAAGCACATGATACAAAAAACTGAGAATGACGATAAAAGTGATAAATTAATGGAAGTAGAAATGAAGAAtacgattaaaaatttaacagAAATGAAAGAGAAGCTTTCCCGAAAACAAGAATACATAGATCAATTAGAATTGCAGGTTAAAGATAGCGAACAAAATGCgaaaattttagaactttTACAGCTAAGCAGCCAGGAAAGACAAGCAGAGAATGAAAGATTAAGAgttatgaatgaaaaattaaaaaataatttgatcgagAAGGAACGTGAAATGGAATCGTTTATGAAGAATAGGGACGAAATGGTGGTAAAATACGAATGTTTAGTGAAGAATCAGCAAGAAGAATTAGAAAAACAGAAACAAGAG ttaattaaaaatcatcctAAAGAAGTGGGTTATTGCGAAAATACATCCGAAGATGAAGTGGTGCACAAAGAGCGTCGAACTCGACGACCACCTAAAAAATTCACCCCCACGTCAAAAGTGGATAATCATGACATTCCAACGATCGACCTTTCAACTTCTGATTCTAA ACGAAGCACGAAACGTAATATTTTGCCACCCCCACCGCAGGTGGAAACACTTTCAGAGACAAAGAGAAGTACTCGTAAAAAGAAGCTGTACATAAAAGGAGATGAATCTTTTCACGATATCGAGCCTCTGGag aGTACAGTAATAATCACGCCATCGACGAAAACACGCAATTTAAGGAGTAAGCGAAAGAATGTGTAA
- the LOC114870907 gene encoding protein DENND6A has product MSVASCSKVKIMDIVNSKEEMIYEKWECFHNWVHCICIVTFDLELGQAIEAIYPPHIKLSEQERSNVCYLAFPDSNSGCMGDTQYHVRIRQNGTMVQETAALKEYGRRSPPFLQCDKDYYWGYVYFRQVKDKSLPRGYFQKSIVIITKLPFVNLFGELCALIAPEFFELGNAVMEVIVREINQWPSPIPGQVVHLPLIGVLFQTYIPNQNYKATAPTIAAMDHAPNFHATRRLILTSVYEGDMFRSLASVVNYVHLLWELVLLSEPIVVMAGSPTGCSEMVQALIALIAPLKYCADHRPYFTIHDSEFKEYTTDAPSPPAVILGVTNPFFAKTLQHWPHIIRISNGTNNENQRYKIKKSENLKVLDSKPGVYTQYKPFLQKDKAILKKLFRGIQTKRPGEVQTALLKRHLIELTESFMIPLERYIASLMPLQKDISPFKATPIPELFNPDDFLATLSSAGPQLTTGIKGDWVGLYRRFFRSPNFSGWFHSRYTELSQKLQVIQLEALSQADLKTWVQGKEEVELVDMILRIRQKLEKTYIDEVPIGNSVREKLQERIDDITHTLPDDLKDILNRES; this is encoded by the exons atgtcaGTTGCTTCCTGTTCAAAAGTTAAAATAATGGATATTGTAAATAGCAAAGAAGAGATGATATACGAAAAATGGGAATGTTTTCATAATTGGGTACATTGTATATGCATTGTTACTTTTGATCTTGAATTAGGTCAAGCTATAGAg GCTATATATCCACCTCATATCAAGTTATCCGAACAAGAGAGATCTAATGTCTGTTATCTTGCTTTTCCTGATTCGAACTCTGGCTGTATGGGGGATACTCAATATCATGTAAGAATAAGGCAGAATGGAACTATGGTGCAAGAGACTGCAGCTTTAAAAGAATACGGTAGAAGATCGCCTCCGTTCTTGCAGTGCGATAAAGATTATTATTGGGGATACGTCTATTTTCGTCAAGTAAAAGACAAATCCCTTCCAAGAGGATATTTCCAAAAG agtattgttattataacAAAACTGCCATTTGTGAATCTCTTTGGCGAGTTGTGTGCTTTAATTGCGCCTGAGTTTTTTGAATTGGGTAACGCAGTTATGGAAGTTATAGTAAGGGAAATTAATCAATGGCCTTCGCCGATACCTGGCCAAGTAGTGCATTTACCACTTATAGGAGTTTTATTTCAG ACATACATCCCAAATCAAAACTATAAAGCAACCGCACCCACGATTGCTGCCATGGATCATGCGCCAAATTTTCATGCAACGCGAAGACTAATTTTAACATCCGTTTACGAAGGAGATATGTTTAGAAGTTTAGCTAGTGTTGTAaattatgtacatttattatgGGAGTTAGTATTACTTAGCGAACCGATAGTTGTTATGGCTGGTTCACCTACTGGCTGCTCTGAAATGGTCCAAGCACTCATCGC actAATAGCGCCGTTAAAATATTGCGCCGATCATCGGCCTTATTTTACAATTCATGACTCTGAATTTAAAGAGTACACTACAGACGCTCCATCGCCTCCCGCTGTAATATTAGGTGTAACTAATCCGTTTTTCGCTAAAACTCTCCAGCATTGGCCTCACATTATAAGAATAAGCAATGGAACTAATAATG AAAATCAAAGgtacaaaataaagaaatccGAGAATCTCAAGGTGCTGGATTCAAAGCCAGGAGTTTATACGCAATATAAACCTTTCCTTCAGAAAGATAAAGCTatattaaaaaagttatttaGAGGTATACAGACGAAAAGGCCAGGCGAAGTGCAGACAGCTCTTTTAAAACGTCATTTAATAGAACTTACTGAAAGTTTTATGATACCTCTTGAAAGATATATTGCCAGTCTTATGCCATTACAAAAAGACATATCACCATTCAAA GCTACGCCCATACCTGAATTATTTAATCCAGACGATTTTTTAGCTACTCTAAGTAGCGCCGGACCGCAACTGACTACCGGCATAAAAGGAGATTGGGTTGGATTGTACAGACGATTTTTTCGATCCCCTAATTTCTCCGGATGGTTTCATAGTAGATATACTGAGCTATCGCAGAAGCTACAAGTTATACAACTCGAAGCATTGTCGCAAGCG GATTTAAAAACTTGGGTGCAAGGAAAGGAAGAGGTAGAGTTGGTAGATATGATTCTTCGAATTCGacaaaaattagaaaagacTTATATCGATGAAGTACCTATAGGCAATTCTGTGCGAGAAAAGCTGCAAGAAAGAATAGACGATATTACTCATACGTTGCCGGACGATTTGAAAGATATTTTGAATCGCGAATCTTGA